From the Acidovorax carolinensis genome, one window contains:
- a CDS encoding TraR/DksA family transcriptional regulator, translating to MDMTQAAPFRQQLLAQKSALLEQLAEQRGGVIGRAEAAADHFGQPEDPRAQLATERELEFALDERETAHLAAVDAALARIEAGTYGECTDCGTHIAAARLHATPEAARCVHCQEKAEQHRRVA from the coding sequence AGCAACTGCTCGCACAGAAATCCGCACTGCTGGAACAGTTGGCCGAGCAGCGCGGTGGCGTCATCGGCCGGGCCGAGGCGGCCGCAGACCATTTTGGCCAGCCGGAAGATCCGCGCGCCCAACTGGCCACCGAACGCGAGCTGGAGTTTGCGCTGGACGAGCGTGAAACAGCCCATCTCGCCGCCGTCGACGCAGCTCTGGCACGCATTGAGGCCGGCACCTATGGCGAGTGCACGGACTGCGGCACCCACATTGCCGCAGCCCGGCTGCACGCCACCCCCGAGGCTGCGCGCTGCGTGCACTGCCAGGAAAAGGCCGAGCAACACCGCCGGGTGGCCTGA